The following are from one region of the Veillonella nakazawae genome:
- a CDS encoding shikimate kinase has product MKFGLLGRTLGHSFSPRIHSALGNTNYELFEREPSQLQEFFADQELQGINITIPYKVNALEACDVVDPRAERIGCVNTMVRKDGKWHGYNTDYDGFVFTLQHAGIDVSGKECIILGDGASSATVHVALEDLGAKNIVHLSRKTAPFYGDAPNYYETAQIIINCTPIGMYPHNPANLIDITQFSKLEGVVDLIYNPRRTILLLQAEMMEIPHCDGLPFLVAQGVEAANHFQGESFGTKEIEQILRDMRREKENIILIGMPGVGKTTVGKALGEEMGRTCVDVDHELEKEIGNISTYITEQGEPAFREKEAEMIAKFGTQTGLIISTGGGCVTVPKNFAHLRQNGRIYQLTQPVENLSTSGRVLSSGGIERLRELEATRTPMYESFAQCIVKHNRNAPETVATILEDFEANLL; this is encoded by the coding sequence CCCTCGCATTCACAGTGCACTAGGGAATACAAATTACGAATTATTTGAACGCGAACCGAGCCAACTACAAGAGTTCTTCGCGGATCAGGAATTACAAGGTATCAATATCACTATTCCTTACAAGGTAAATGCCCTTGAAGCTTGTGATGTAGTAGACCCTCGTGCAGAACGCATCGGTTGTGTGAATACGATGGTTCGCAAAGATGGTAAATGGCACGGCTATAATACTGACTACGATGGTTTCGTGTTTACTCTACAACATGCTGGCATTGATGTATCTGGCAAGGAATGTATTATCCTTGGCGATGGCGCTTCCTCCGCTACCGTTCACGTAGCTCTTGAAGACTTAGGAGCTAAGAACATAGTTCATCTCTCTCGTAAGACCGCACCATTCTATGGTGATGCGCCTAATTACTACGAAACAGCACAGATTATTATTAACTGCACACCTATCGGTATGTACCCTCATAATCCAGCTAATCTTATCGATATTACACAATTCTCCAAATTAGAAGGCGTTGTAGACCTCATCTATAATCCACGCCGTACGATTTTGTTGTTACAAGCAGAAATGATGGAAATTCCTCATTGTGATGGCTTGCCATTCCTCGTGGCTCAAGGCGTTGAAGCTGCTAACCATTTCCAAGGTGAAAGCTTTGGCACAAAGGAAATCGAGCAAATCTTGCGAGATATGCGCCGTGAAAAGGAAAACATTATCCTCATCGGCATGCCTGGCGTAGGAAAAACTACAGTTGGTAAAGCGCTCGGTGAAGAAATGGGCCGTACCTGCGTTGATGTGGATCATGAGTTAGAAAAAGAAATTGGAAACATTTCCACATACATTACAGAACAAGGGGAACCAGCCTTCCGTGAAAAAGAAGCGGAAATGATTGCAAAATTCGGTACCCAAACAGGTCTTATTATTTCCACTGGCGGCGGCTGTGTAACAGTTCCTAAAAACTTCGCACACTTACGCCAAAACGGTCGTATCTACCAATTAACACAACCAGTAGAAAACCTATCTACCTCTGGTCGTGTTCTCTCTAGTGGTGGCATCGAACGCTTACGCGAACTAGAAGCAACGCGTACACCAATGTATGAAAGCTTCGCTCAATGCATCGTAAAACATAATCGCAATGCACCAGAAACAGTGGCGACTATCCTAGAAGACTTTGAGGCAAATTTATTGTAA
- a CDS encoding type II toxin-antitoxin system RelB/DinJ family antitoxin — translation MKTVNLQVRINEDLKQEVSSILKAQGLSYTSMLDALFRQIIKERRIPFAIALPTTPTEKTPTPSTLKNDSTYEQPRRTLKASDTINTYGTSTENEIEISFDKIDKTGILNIRINPKVKTLTTAILKEMGLTISQTVTLVSKQIQFAKDIPPTIHRPEWIDAINDDLWTKEEFNKRIEIGLNQAENGIGEPVEKVFNELLKDL, via the coding sequence ATGAAAACAGTAAACCTACAAGTCCGCATCAACGAAGATCTAAAACAGGAAGTATCTAGCATATTAAAGGCACAGGGCCTATCCTACACCTCTATGCTAGACGCACTATTTCGTCAAATTATAAAAGAACGTCGTATCCCATTTGCCATTGCTTTACCAACAACTCCTACCGAAAAAACACCAACGCCAAGTACACTCAAGAATGACAGCACCTACGAACAACCTCGAAGAACATTAAAGGCCTCAGATACTATAAATACGTACGGAACATCAACAGAAAACGAAATAGAAATATCCTTTGATAAAATTGATAAAACAGGCATACTCAATATCCGTATAAACCCTAAAGTTAAGACACTAACAACAGCTATCTTAAAAGAAATGGGATTAACCATATCACAAACTGTTACACTAGTTTCTAAACAAATACAATTCGCTAAAGATATTCCTCCGACTATTCATCGCCCTGAATGGATTGATGCTATAAATGATGATTTATGGACAAAAGAAGAGTTCAACAAAAGAATAGAAATAGGTCTTAATCAGGCTGAAAATGGAATTGGTGAACCTGTAGAAAAAGTCTTTAATGAACTCCTTAAAGATTTATAA
- a CDS encoding type II toxin-antitoxin system RelE/ParE family toxin yields MRYVIILTPTAKSDIVNLKISLAQQLIDQSIIRKELRLIYEKISSLTIFPERYPIINSDTKYRKLSHRKYLILYKVINNYIYVFYIRPSKMNTLQEIQNI; encoded by the coding sequence ATGAGATATGTAATAATTTTGACCCCTACAGCTAAATCTGATATAGTAAATCTCAAAATTTCATTAGCACAACAGCTTATAGATCAAAGCATTATCAGAAAAGAATTAAGGTTAATCTATGAAAAAATATCTTCATTAACTATTTTTCCTGAACGATATCCCATTATTAATAGTGATACAAAATACAGAAAATTATCACATAGAAAATATCTCATCCTATATAAGGTTATAAATAATTATATATATGTGTTCTATATTCGACCTTCAAAAATGAATACATTACAGGAAATACAAAACATATAA
- the aroD gene encoding type I 3-dehydroquinate dehydratase codes for MVRIGHAVLGEKGTKICVPIVGTTMKEILDATAVACNTPCQVVELRIDYYERAYSIDAIIELLMLIKPQLKGRALLFTWRTKGEGGEKSISSQDYFTMLERIIPTGLVDAIDIELFFDQDRMLKTIEFAKVHGITIIMSNHDFNGTPSHEVIVNRLLQMKEFLADVPKMAVMPNTTGDVLTLLEATAEVKALYPSDPIITMAMGPLGAVTRTAGALFGNAMTFASAGKASAPGQIDVHELKRILDTIDVDGVFDEQQHKRVKVH; via the coding sequence ATGGTCCGTATCGGTCATGCTGTACTCGGCGAAAAGGGTACAAAGATATGTGTGCCTATCGTAGGCACAACAATGAAAGAAATTTTAGATGCCACTGCGGTTGCATGTAATACACCGTGTCAGGTAGTGGAGCTACGCATTGACTATTACGAGCGGGCCTACTCCATTGACGCTATTATTGAATTATTAATGCTCATCAAGCCTCAATTAAAAGGTCGTGCCTTGTTATTTACATGGCGCACGAAAGGTGAAGGTGGGGAGAAATCCATTTCTTCACAAGACTACTTCACTATGTTAGAGCGCATCATTCCTACTGGATTGGTAGATGCTATTGATATTGAACTCTTCTTTGATCAAGATAGAATGCTCAAGACCATTGAGTTTGCTAAGGTACATGGCATTACAATTATCATGAGTAATCATGATTTTAATGGAACACCAAGTCATGAAGTTATTGTAAATCGTCTTCTTCAAATGAAAGAATTCTTAGCCGACGTGCCAAAGATGGCTGTTATGCCTAATACAACAGGGGATGTATTAACCCTCCTTGAAGCAACGGCTGAAGTTAAAGCCTTGTATCCATCTGACCCAATCATTACGATGGCTATGGGTCCACTAGGTGCTGTTACACGTACTGCAGGCGCTCTATTTGGTAATGCTATGACATTTGCCTCTGCTGGCAAAGCATCAGCACCAGGTCAAATTGATGTGCATGAACTAAAACGAATTCTTGATACTATCGACGTAGATGGTGTCTTCGATGAACAACAACATAAACGGGTAAAAGTGCATTAA
- a CDS encoding MFS transporter, protein MSTTTYDARGGMRNVWIITAAMTVLAICYTMIIPFLPIYLLELGVPKADVALWSGLVFGITFLIAGIMAPIWGKIADNKGKKRMALRAGFAIAICYVLIGLVTDQYQLLMGRALVGFANGFYPAAMTMVSLSVDEKQVGRALGIFQTGLILGNVIGPFLGGAVESVVGMRPVFYVSGIAVFIATLAVLFFVKEPKLHAVGADGKEQAAHHTKSTSLREDFKAVQQQPVLVRLLWIFFFMQCAIMMLQPILALYVGDMQGTMEGAAMISGTILSIGGLAGSLTTNLWVRLGERRGYFKTISYCMMGSGIVLLLQSLPVGIWWFGVLQVLIGSCIVGINPSLSAAVTLNTDPSFRGRMFGMTTTAQQFGSMVGPVFASIVSTYIGISYVFSITGLLLLYMAFQSRKLSAKHE, encoded by the coding sequence ATGAGTACCACTACATATGACGCTCGCGGTGGCATGCGCAATGTATGGATTATTACGGCGGCCATGACAGTGCTAGCCATATGTTACACTATGATCATTCCGTTTTTGCCTATCTATCTTTTAGAATTAGGCGTTCCAAAGGCTGACGTAGCTCTTTGGTCGGGTCTCGTTTTCGGTATTACCTTTCTCATTGCAGGCATTATGGCTCCTATATGGGGCAAGATTGCCGATAATAAAGGGAAAAAACGGATGGCCTTGCGTGCTGGCTTTGCCATCGCCATCTGTTATGTATTAATTGGCTTAGTTACAGACCAATATCAATTACTCATGGGGCGTGCCCTCGTTGGTTTTGCTAATGGATTCTATCCAGCGGCAATGACTATGGTGTCCCTTAGTGTTGATGAAAAACAGGTTGGTAGAGCATTAGGTATATTTCAAACCGGTCTTATCTTAGGCAATGTCATTGGCCCGTTTTTAGGTGGCGCCGTTGAGAGTGTTGTAGGGATGCGACCTGTGTTTTACGTATCTGGTATTGCTGTATTTATTGCGACTTTGGCCGTATTATTTTTTGTGAAAGAACCCAAATTACATGCTGTGGGTGCTGATGGAAAAGAACAAGCTGCTCACCATACCAAATCTACATCCTTACGTGAAGACTTTAAAGCAGTTCAACAACAGCCTGTATTAGTACGATTACTCTGGATATTCTTCTTCATGCAATGCGCTATTATGATGTTGCAACCTATTTTGGCCCTCTATGTAGGAGATATGCAAGGCACTATGGAAGGGGCGGCTATGATCTCTGGCACCATCCTTAGTATCGGCGGCTTAGCAGGATCCTTAACGACGAACCTATGGGTCCGTTTGGGTGAACGCCGTGGTTATTTTAAAACCATTTCCTACTGTATGATGGGAAGTGGTATTGTCCTTTTACTTCAAAGCTTGCCAGTAGGTATTTGGTGGTTTGGTGTGTTACAAGTCTTAATTGGTTCTTGTATTGTAGGTATTAACCCATCCTTAAGTGCAGCGGTAACCCTCAATACAGACCCCAGTTTTAGAGGCCGCATGTTTGGTATGACTACGACGGCTCAACAATTTGGGTCTATGGTAGGTCCTGTATTTGCAAGTATAGTATCCACCTATATAGGTATATCCTATGTATTTAGCATTACAGGCTTGTTATTGTTATATATGGCATTCCAATCTAGAAAACTATCTGCCAAGCACGAATAA
- a CDS encoding RrF2 family transcriptional regulator, producing the protein MKISTKGRYALRILADIAEHGVEKNVPIREIAERQGFSDKYLEGIVSRLSSAGLVKSGRGKYGGYRLVKLPAEYNVYEILYAAEDSIALVSCLEDDVEPCPMFNDCLTAPLWQYLQDEFRHVMERVSLQDVMDHKFPTE; encoded by the coding sequence ATGAAAATATCTACTAAAGGGCGCTATGCCTTACGGATATTGGCGGATATTGCAGAGCACGGGGTAGAAAAAAATGTACCAATTCGTGAGATTGCAGAACGCCAAGGATTTTCCGATAAATACTTAGAGGGGATTGTATCTCGCTTATCCTCCGCTGGCCTCGTTAAAAGTGGACGTGGTAAATACGGTGGTTATCGCTTGGTGAAATTACCTGCTGAATACAATGTATATGAAATTTTATATGCTGCAGAGGACTCCATTGCTCTCGTATCTTGCTTAGAAGATGATGTAGAGCCATGTCCGATGTTTAACGATTGCTTGACTGCTCCGTTGTGGCAGTACTTGCAAGATGAATTCCGTCATGTTATGGAACGCGTATCCTTACAGGATGTAATGGATCACAAGTTTCCAACGGAATAA
- a CDS encoding NCS2 family permease: MLDKLFQLSERGTTVKTEILAGITTFITMAYILFLAPNILSLGGMDKDAVLIATALGGGLVTIAMGLFVNYPIALAPGVGLLAFYSFTVVLGMGVSWQTALGAVFISGLVFLVLTLTSIRQMIVEGIPASMKVAITVGIGLFIAIIGLKLSGLMAISISLSPNSLGQVVQTHGNLVPPASEALLTLGNLHSGETLLALFSLIFTALLMARKIQGSLLIGVAVTTILSYATGLSTMPENFTVLAVPDFSKAAFLQLDIPGALHMGLITIIFSFTFVELFDSMGTLIGTATEAKIADPKSGKFPGLGKAMTVDAIGVSAGALLGTSTITAFVESAAGVGAGGRTGLTAVTTGVLFLICLFLAPIVSLVPNAATSPVLIIVGALMLGAIRNIDFDDWTEGFPAFLVIVLMPFTYSIANGISAGLIAYPLLKIIAGRAKEVNWIMYVLAVLVIIRYVFF, encoded by the coding sequence ATGTTAGATAAACTATTTCAACTCAGTGAACGCGGTACAACTGTTAAAACCGAAATTTTAGCTGGTATTACTACGTTTATCACGATGGCGTACATCCTATTCTTGGCGCCTAACATTCTTAGTCTCGGAGGGATGGATAAAGATGCAGTCCTCATCGCTACTGCCTTAGGTGGTGGCCTTGTAACGATTGCTATGGGTTTATTCGTAAACTATCCGATTGCCCTCGCTCCTGGGGTTGGCCTCTTAGCCTTTTACTCCTTTACCGTAGTTCTCGGTATGGGCGTATCCTGGCAAACAGCATTAGGTGCGGTGTTCATTTCCGGTCTCGTATTCCTCGTATTAACACTTACGTCGATACGCCAAATGATCGTTGAAGGCATCCCAGCCTCTATGAAGGTTGCCATTACCGTTGGTATCGGTCTCTTCATCGCTATCATCGGTTTGAAATTATCCGGCTTAATGGCTATCTCCATTAGTTTGTCTCCAAACTCCTTAGGTCAAGTTGTGCAAACACACGGCAACTTAGTACCCCCTGCGTCCGAAGCGCTCTTAACGCTTGGTAATTTGCACAGTGGCGAAACATTGTTGGCTCTATTCTCCCTCATCTTTACAGCTTTATTGATGGCTCGTAAAATTCAAGGTTCTCTCTTGATTGGTGTGGCAGTAACAACAATTCTTTCCTATGCTACTGGCCTTTCCACAATGCCTGAGAACTTCACGGTATTAGCAGTACCAGATTTCTCTAAAGCAGCATTCCTTCAACTAGATATTCCTGGTGCGCTCCACATGGGCTTAATCACGATTATCTTCTCCTTCACCTTTGTAGAATTATTCGACTCCATGGGTACATTGATCGGTACGGCTACGGAAGCGAAAATTGCAGATCCTAAATCTGGTAAATTCCCAGGTCTTGGTAAAGCTATGACTGTCGATGCTATTGGCGTTAGTGCTGGTGCGTTGCTCGGTACTTCTACGATTACTGCCTTTGTTGAAAGTGCAGCAGGTGTAGGTGCTGGTGGCCGTACAGGCTTAACGGCTGTCACAACAGGCGTATTATTCTTAATCTGCTTGTTCTTGGCTCCAATCGTATCCTTGGTGCCAAACGCAGCAACATCTCCTGTTCTTATCATCGTTGGTGCCCTCATGTTAGGTGCTATCAGAAATATCGACTTCGATGATTGGACAGAAGGCTTCCCTGCATTCCTCGTTATCGTTTTGATGCCGTTCACATACAGCATCGCTAACGGTATCTCTGCAGGTCTTATTGCATACCCTCTACTCAAAATTATTGCAGGTCGTGCAAAAGAGGTTAACTGGATTATGTACGTATTGGCGGTACTCGTTATCATCCGTTACGTATTCTTCTAA
- a CDS encoding pyridoxamine 5'-phosphate oxidase family protein, translating to MRRQDRKVTDIDEIKGILNSTRIIHLGMMDGDYPYAVPLHFGYEFIDEVLYIYVHGHYEGKKFSLIQANPHVFIEIDGSDEALVSGGDIPCKYSSVYSSVMGRGEATYLEAIDEKSHGLQVLMKHQTGREFTFTEAMVNSVGVVQIKIVDYTAKRRRQLEQDVIMPPLIK from the coding sequence ATGAGACGACAAGATCGCAAGGTTACAGATATAGATGAAATTAAGGGCATTTTAAATAGCACTCGTATCATTCACCTAGGCATGATGGATGGTGATTACCCTTACGCAGTACCCCTACATTTTGGATATGAATTTATAGATGAGGTACTTTATATCTATGTACATGGCCATTATGAGGGGAAAAAGTTTAGTTTGATTCAAGCGAATCCACATGTATTTATTGAAATTGATGGTAGCGATGAAGCCCTCGTTTCAGGTGGAGATATACCATGTAAATATAGCTCGGTTTACTCTAGTGTGATGGGGCGTGGAGAGGCTACCTATTTAGAGGCTATTGATGAAAAGTCTCATGGCTTACAAGTATTGATGAAACATCAGACAGGTCGTGAGTTTACTTTTACGGAAGCCATGGTAAACTCTGTGGGCGTAGTTCAAATTAAAATTGTCGACTATACGGCCAAAAGACGAAGACAACTTGAACAAGATGTTATTATGCCTCCATTAATTAAATAA
- a CDS encoding amino acid permease: MSDTHQLKRGLKNRHVQLLAIGGAIGTGLFLGSGRAIHLAGPSIIFAYLITGIICFFIMRALGELLLSNLNHHSFIDFVEDYLGDRAAFITGWTYWFCWLSLAMADLTAVGLYMQFWIPWLPQWIPALVVLVALLLMNLTAVKYFGEMEFWFALIKVIAIISLIIIGIIMIVTGFTTDAGVAAFSNMWNYGGWFPNGTMGFILSFQMVVFAFTGIELVGLTAGETEDPEKVIPMAINNIPLRIILFYVGSLAIIMSIYPWTAVNPSASPFVAVFTAVGIAAAAGIVNFVVLTSAASATNSGIFSTGRMIYALAKRGHAPSSMRRLTHSSVPYQATIFSAAVLLITVVLNYVMPEAVFVMITSISTFCFIFIWAMMVICHLKYRKKNPELAAQSKFRMPLFPVMNYIILAFFVFILGILALNEDTRIALLFTPIWFVILWAFYSMLNTDDEDALSEELIEMAGVKEIYKKPKKEDSDDYII; the protein is encoded by the coding sequence ATGTCTGATACGCATCAGTTAAAACGGGGCCTTAAGAACCGGCACGTACAGTTGCTCGCCATCGGCGGTGCCATCGGTACAGGCTTGTTCTTAGGCTCCGGTCGTGCCATTCACTTGGCAGGTCCATCCATTATTTTCGCCTACCTTATTACAGGTATTATCTGCTTCTTCATCATGAGAGCATTAGGCGAATTGTTATTATCCAACTTGAATCACCACTCCTTTATCGATTTCGTCGAGGATTATTTAGGTGATCGAGCAGCATTTATTACAGGGTGGACATACTGGTTCTGTTGGCTTTCACTAGCCATGGCCGATTTAACAGCCGTAGGCCTCTATATGCAGTTTTGGATACCGTGGCTACCTCAATGGATACCCGCCCTTGTCGTCTTAGTGGCATTGCTATTAATGAACTTAACAGCCGTAAAATACTTCGGTGAAATGGAGTTCTGGTTTGCCTTGATTAAGGTAATTGCCATCATCTCCCTCATTATCATCGGTATCATCATGATTGTCACAGGTTTTACTACAGATGCAGGCGTTGCCGCCTTTAGTAATATGTGGAATTATGGGGGCTGGTTCCCGAACGGAACGATGGGCTTTATCTTATCATTCCAAATGGTTGTTTTCGCTTTCACAGGTATCGAGCTCGTAGGTTTAACAGCTGGTGAAACAGAGGATCCTGAAAAGGTTATCCCTATGGCGATTAACAATATTCCATTACGCATTATTTTGTTCTATGTGGGCTCTTTGGCTATCATCATGAGCATTTATCCTTGGACAGCCGTCAACCCATCTGCTAGCCCATTTGTGGCCGTATTTACAGCAGTTGGTATTGCAGCAGCTGCAGGCATCGTAAACTTCGTAGTTCTTACATCTGCTGCATCTGCTACAAACTCTGGTATCTTTAGTACAGGCCGTATGATTTATGCCCTTGCAAAACGCGGTCATGCGCCAAGCTCTATGCGTCGCTTAACACACAGCAGTGTACCATACCAAGCAACTATTTTCTCCGCTGCAGTACTATTAATTACAGTTGTACTCAACTATGTAATGCCAGAAGCAGTATTCGTTATGATTACATCTATCTCTACATTCTGCTTCATATTTATTTGGGCAATGATGGTTATTTGTCACCTTAAATATCGCAAGAAAAATCCTGAATTAGCGGCACAATCTAAATTTAGAATGCCTCTATTCCCAGTGATGAATTACATCATCCTTGCATTCTTTGTTTTCATTCTAGGTATTCTCGCCTTAAACGAAGACACTCGAATTGCCCTCTTGTTTACACCAATTTGGTTCGTTATTCTCTGGGCCTTCTACTCCATGCTTAATACAGATGATGAAGATGCTCTCAGTGAGGAACTTATCGAGATGGCTGGTGTAAAAGAAATTTACAAAAAACCTAAAAAAGAAGATTCTGACGATTACATAATCTAA
- a CDS encoding immunity protein YezG family protein has protein sequence MKKFALTTLAVMAAVGVLAVQPADAKKVQQDPSMAIIDMPMNDEIQQVNGVSKSANKETQRLSNKLADATRVMVKKNWKTIYIKAVPTGDKSAVRFYYTDKNGQVYNGQVIRNTGLSKGKYMTGSLRQVEALQELVNHLQQNGQEVPSSIDLIITQGGYRTKTIFNYGEDTSNLPAYQQQYEQQNFPTMK, from the coding sequence ATGAAGAAATTTGCTCTTACAACGTTAGCTGTAATGGCGGCCGTTGGTGTGTTGGCGGTTCAGCCTGCAGATGCGAAAAAGGTACAACAAGATCCTAGTATGGCAATTATTGATATGCCTATGAATGATGAAATTCAGCAAGTCAATGGTGTATCTAAATCTGCAAATAAAGAAACACAACGTTTATCTAATAAGTTAGCAGATGCTACAAGAGTGATGGTTAAGAAAAATTGGAAAACCATCTATATTAAAGCTGTACCTACAGGAGATAAATCAGCTGTACGATTCTATTACACAGATAAAAATGGTCAAGTATATAATGGCCAAGTCATTAGAAATACAGGCCTATCCAAAGGTAAATATATGACTGGTTCGTTGCGACAAGTTGAAGCTCTACAAGAATTAGTAAATCATTTACAACAAAATGGTCAAGAGGTACCATCCTCCATTGATCTTATCATTACCCAAGGTGGATATCGTACTAAGACGATCTTTAATTATGGCGAAGATACAAGTAATTTACCTGCTTATCAACAACAGTATGAACAACAAAACTTCCCTACTATGAAGTAA
- a CDS encoding cation diffusion facilitator family transporter — protein MILQDNSAARNRGITLASIKGIIGNVVLVIFKMIVGLASNSIAIILDAVNNLTDVLSSVLTIVGTKLAAKGADKEHPFGHGRIEYMTTMAIAFIILGAGIGSLKESIEKILHPEVSTFDVPSLAIIAVAIVVKVVMGRYIKAQGEKYKSDALVASGIDALFDAVITFATLVSAALVFFFDFDIQGYVGAAISVLILKAAYDILKEMYNHLLGVRADDNLIRDIKETIAQHPNVGGVYDLVLNSYGPGETIGSVHITVPDTMTMADIHPLTKGIAVHLYKKFGIAMTVGVYAENQPSVEVLEIRQALDQVVSLYTHVVQVHAFYVHEEKKVIYYDIIFDFDEEDPHGTLEKIKAEMQKRCPEYTQFAIVDTDFSN, from the coding sequence ATGATTTTGCAAGATAATAGTGCAGCACGTAATCGGGGGATTACGCTTGCTAGTATAAAAGGTATTATAGGTAACGTCGTTCTCGTTATCTTTAAAATGATTGTAGGCCTTGCGTCTAACTCCATCGCCATCATCCTTGATGCGGTAAACAATTTAACAGACGTTTTGTCCTCTGTATTGACCATCGTTGGTACAAAATTAGCAGCTAAGGGGGCCGATAAGGAGCATCCATTTGGTCATGGTCGTATCGAATATATGACTACCATGGCCATTGCTTTCATCATCCTTGGTGCAGGCATTGGATCCCTCAAGGAATCTATTGAAAAAATTCTTCACCCTGAGGTATCTACCTTTGATGTTCCAAGCTTGGCTATTATCGCTGTTGCTATTGTGGTGAAAGTTGTAATGGGCCGTTATATTAAGGCGCAAGGTGAAAAGTATAAATCCGATGCCCTTGTAGCATCTGGTATCGATGCCCTCTTTGATGCGGTGATTACCTTTGCTACATTAGTATCTGCAGCTTTAGTATTCTTCTTTGACTTTGATATTCAAGGTTATGTAGGTGCCGCTATCTCTGTTTTAATTTTGAAAGCTGCTTATGACATTTTAAAAGAAATGTATAATCACTTGCTTGGTGTTCGTGCAGATGATAACTTAATTCGTGATATTAAAGAAACCATCGCTCAACATCCAAATGTAGGTGGTGTGTATGATTTAGTTTTGAATAGCTACGGTCCTGGTGAAACAATTGGCTCCGTACATATTACAGTGCCTGATACGATGACTATGGCTGATATTCATCCTTTGACAAAAGGTATCGCCGTTCATCTTTATAAAAAATTTGGTATTGCTATGACTGTTGGTGTATATGCTGAAAACCAACCAAGTGTGGAAGTACTTGAAATTAGACAAGCTCTTGATCAAGTTGTAAGTTTATATACTCATGTAGTACAAGTACATGCCTTTTACGTACACGAAGAAAAGAAAGTTATCTACTACGATATTATCTTTGACTTTGACGAAGAAGATCCGCATGGTACATTAGAAAAAATTAAAGCAGAAATGCAAAAACGCTGCCCTGAATATACACAATTTGCTATTGTGGATACTGACTTTAGTAACTAA